The nucleotide sequence CAAGACTCAGTGGGACCTGACCCAGTTCTTCACCCGCCCGGTGAGCGCCGCGCTGGCCGCCCTGACCATCTTCACCTGGGCCGTGCCCCTCCTGCCCGTCGCGCGCCGGCAGCCGGCCTCCGCCCCGCCCGCTCCCGCCGCGTAGCCCTGGGCTCGCTCCCCACGCCGCTTCACCACACGATACGCGGCCACCGCTCGCGCGGCTGCCGCCTTGACACCGGCCGGCCTTCGTGCGAGCTATGGACTCCCGCGTTGCGCGTGGATTGGCAGAGTCCCGGCCCGGGCATCCACCGGTCCGGCGTGCCGGCATGCCCCCTGCTCTGCCAGCAACCATAAACGACTCGGGAGTGAGCATGGGCAACGGCAAGGGAAAGCGGTGGCGCCTCATCGCCCTCGTCGCGCTCCTCGTCCTCCTCGTGGCCAGCGCGGTCGGATTCCGGATGGCCGCCGGCGTTCTCAAGGGGAAGGTCGCGGAAGCCCTGGGGCCTGGGAGCGAGCTCCAGGACCTCCGCGTCGGGTGGTCCGGGGTGGTCGTGGAGGGGCTCCGCATCAAGGGCCCCCAGGGGTGGCCGGCGGCGGACACGCTGCGGGCCGAGCGGGTCCGGATCGTGCCGAGCCTGCGCAGCCTCTTCTCGGACCGGATCCGCGTCCGGTCCATCACCGTCGTCAGACCGTACCTCTCCGCGTGGCGGACGCGGGATGGGGCGCTGCGCGTCATCCCGAGCCTGCTGGCCGCGCCGGCGGACCGGCCGGCGGGCGCCGGCCGGGCGCCCCGCCCGGTCGCCATCGCGCGCATCACGCTGCAGGAGGGCGTGGTGGAGCTGTTCGACGCCACCGTGAGCCAACCGCCGCTGAAGACCCGCCTGGAACAGATCCGGGCGACGGTGCGCGACGTGGTGGCCCCGACCCTGGCGGGGAGGACCCGGTTTGACCTCACCGCCGTGGTGAAGGGGATCCAGCGGGATGGGCGCGCGAGCATCGCGGGGTGGGCCGAGCTCCGCAGCAGGGACTCCGCGGTGCAGACGCAGCTCCGCTCCGTGGATCTGGTGGCGCTCCAGCCCTACCTCACCCGGGCCGCAGAGACGCGGGTCCAGAAAGGCACGCTGGACCTGGACCTGCAATCCGAAGTGAAGCAGAACCGGCTCCGGGCGCCGGGGAAGATGGTGCTCTCGGACCTGGAGTTCGTCCCGGCCCGGGGCGCGTCGGACACGTTCATGGGCGTGCCGCGCGCCGCGGTCGTGGCCTTCCTGCAGAACAAGGAGAACAAGATCGCGGTGGAGTTCGTCATCGAGGGGGATGTCAGCAACCCGCGATTCACCCTCAGCGAGGGTCTCGCCACCCGCGTCGCGGCCGCCCTGGGCGAGCGCCTGGGGGTGAGCATCCGGGAGGTGGCCGAGGGAGTCGGCGGCCTGGCCCAGCAGGGCGTGGAAGCGGCGGGCGAGGCAGCAAAGGAAGTGGGAAGCGCCCTGGAGCAGCTCCTCGGCGGCCAGAAGAAGCGGTAGCCCGCGACCGGGATTGTCCGCACCCCCCCGCAGCGCGGGAGGCTGCCGCCCTAGATGCGATAGCTGCTCCGCGCGCCGGCGTGGGTCCACTCGGATTCGGTGACGCGGGACTTCTCCACGCTGGTGTCGCCGACGGCGAGGGGTTTGCCCGCCGCCCGCCAGGCCGCCGTCCCGCCCTTCACGCTCGCCACCTGCTCGATGCCGACCTGGAGGAGAAACTGGGCCGCCCGAAGGGAGCGCATCCCGCGCTCGCAGAGCGTCAGCACGGGACGATCCCGCGGCACCTCGGCCAGCCGTGAGGCGAGGTCCGCCTGGGGCAGGCTGACCGCCCCGGGAACATGGCCGTGGGCGTACTCCTCCGGCTCGCGGACATCCAGCACGACCGCATCGGACGGACGGGCTTCCAGGGCATCGAGGTCGATCTCCCGGACGGCGGGGGTGCCGCTCAGCATCGCCCACGGCATGTCGGCCAGCCCCCGGTTGGTCGCCTCGATGGCGGTCATGTTCAGGGGGCGGGCGGGTACGCCATCCAGAAGGGTGGAGATGAACCCGTTGCGATCGAGGCGCGCGAGCGGATTGTAGAGGCGCTCGAAGCCGATGGTCGTGCTGGGGCGGCCACACATCCCCTTCCCGCACGGCCCCTCGAAGTGGCCGGGGAAAACCGCCACCCAGTCCGGCAGCCTGAGCAGGCGCGTCAGGCTCTCATACTGCGCGGCAGCGTCGCCCCCCCCGAAGTCCGGCCGCCCCACGTCCCCCACCAGCAGCGAATCGCCCGTGAGCACCATGGACGGCTCCGGGCTGCGCGGCGGGTTCACGATCAGGATCGAGACCAGCTCCGCGCGATGCCCGGGCGTATGCCACACCCGCAGGCGCAACTGCCCCAGCGGCAACTCTTCCCCATCCTTGAGGGGGCGGAACGCGTAGGCCACCCGGGCCGCCTCGTGCAGGCAGAGGTCGGCCCCGTGCCTGGCCCGAAGCTGCCCGGCGCCCGACACGTGGTCCGCGTGAATGTGGGTATCCATCACGTAGCGCAGCCGGAAGTCGCGCTCCCGCAACAGGGCTTCGTACTGCTGCGTATCGAGCGACGGGTCGATGATGGCCGCGTCGTGCGACTGGCGGGACGCAATCAGGTACGACGCGCACCCACACCGTTCGTCCAGGATCTGCTTGAAGTACATCGGCTCGCCCCTCTGCCCCAGGATACGAGCCGTCTAGCCCGGCCGGAACATG is from Candidatus Methylomirabilis sp. and encodes:
- a CDS encoding DUF748 domain-containing protein, producing the protein MGNGKGKRWRLIALVALLVLLVASAVGFRMAAGVLKGKVAEALGPGSELQDLRVGWSGVVVEGLRIKGPQGWPAADTLRAERVRIVPSLRSLFSDRIRVRSITVVRPYLSAWRTRDGALRVIPSLLAAPADRPAGAGRAPRPVAIARITLQEGVVELFDATVSQPPLKTRLEQIRATVRDVVAPTLAGRTRFDLTAVVKGIQRDGRASIAGWAELRSRDSAVQTQLRSVDLVALQPYLTRAAETRVQKGTLDLDLQSEVKQNRLRAPGKMVLSDLEFVPARGASDTFMGVPRAAVVAFLQNKENKIAVEFVIEGDVSNPRFTLSEGLATRVAAALGERLGVSIREVAEGVGGLAQQGVEAAGEAAKEVGSALEQLLGGQKKR
- a CDS encoding MBL fold metallo-hydrolase, translating into MYFKQILDERCGCASYLIASRQSHDAAIIDPSLDTQQYEALLRERDFRLRYVMDTHIHADHVSGAGQLRARHGADLCLHEAARVAYAFRPLKDGEELPLGQLRLRVWHTPGHRAELVSILIVNPPRSPEPSMVLTGDSLLVGDVGRPDFGGGDAAAQYESLTRLLRLPDWVAVFPGHFEGPCGKGMCGRPSTTIGFERLYNPLARLDRNGFISTLLDGVPARPLNMTAIEATNRGLADMPWAMLSGTPAVREIDLDALEARPSDAVVLDVREPEEYAHGHVPGAVSLPQADLASRLAEVPRDRPVLTLCERGMRSLRAAQFLLQVGIEQVASVKGGTAAWRAAGKPLAVGDTSVEKSRVTESEWTHAGARSSYRI